One segment of Halorubellus sp. JP-L1 DNA contains the following:
- a CDS encoding TrmB family transcriptional regulator, with the protein MSAQDAVTALERLGLPNYEARVFVALHELGGGTAQAVSDQSEVPRSQVYGTADELADRGLVEVVESSPKRYRPVALDTARGILAERIEREHDRAFENLEGIRATETDHGSGQDVSTLRGRQPIDDRIAALVREAELAVVLVAPVQTSLSADVADALREAAADCAVTVLTADPGVRDAFADDLVRVVVMSEDNPAVFAGRALMVDDSTVLLAVETDDEPVDEEAMWTGDSRIGRILAQFMQSGMESGTDRAD; encoded by the coding sequence ATGAGCGCACAGGACGCCGTCACGGCACTCGAACGGCTCGGCCTCCCGAACTACGAGGCGCGCGTGTTCGTCGCCCTCCACGAACTCGGCGGCGGCACCGCCCAGGCCGTCAGCGACCAGTCCGAGGTCCCGCGCTCGCAGGTGTACGGGACCGCCGACGAACTCGCCGACCGCGGCCTCGTCGAGGTCGTCGAGTCCTCGCCCAAGCGGTACCGGCCAGTCGCCCTCGACACCGCCCGCGGAATCCTCGCCGAACGCATCGAGCGCGAGCACGACAGGGCGTTCGAGAACCTCGAAGGGATCCGCGCGACCGAGACCGACCACGGGTCCGGCCAGGACGTCTCGACGCTCCGCGGCCGGCAACCCATCGACGACCGCATCGCGGCACTCGTCCGCGAAGCCGAACTCGCCGTCGTCCTCGTCGCCCCAGTCCAGACCTCCCTCTCCGCGGACGTCGCCGACGCCCTCCGCGAGGCCGCTGCCGACTGCGCCGTCACCGTCCTCACCGCCGACCCCGGCGTCCGCGACGCGTTCGCCGACGACCTGGTCCGCGTCGTCGTGATGTCCGAGGACAACCCCGCCGTCTTCGCGGGTCGCGCGCTCATGGTCGACGACAGCACCGTCCTCCTCGCCGTCGAGACAGACGACGAACCCGTCGACGAGGAAGCGATGTGGACCGGAGACTCCCGCATCGGCCGCATCCTCGCACAGTTCATGCAGTCCGGGATGGAGTCCGGGACCGACCGCGCGGACTGA